From Anticarsia gemmatalis isolate Benzon Research Colony breed Stoneville strain chromosome 3, ilAntGemm2 primary, whole genome shotgun sequence, one genomic window encodes:
- the Ocrl gene encoding oculocerebrorenal syndrome of Lowe, with product MNHDEIKSVVQEKFLSSERVTAFLCDAKVLHPEWVKKDRLLAIVEFGDEKAVFCLFTSCYPPKSFTDLSIEIVLPIDKSFKCEIDNKPSDPEAILYLNLQSRNNKYKFEIQMTPRVDNFVDDLFRGIEAVNKVPTQPEFVWLKKYHGKTDNDILTHTMVLPGGVPHTQSAAPAIRESLIKHKMSDKEYEYTFTKRFSIFCGTWNVNDKSPVIPLKGWLTVDKEPPDIYAVGFQELDLSKETFLFDQTFREDEWYNAVVGSVDKRAKYVKVEKVRLVGMMLIVLIKEKHFSHVRNIVCDTVGTGIMGKMGNKGGVSIRFDLHSTSLCFVNSHLAAHVEEFERRNQDFRDICNRTRFVQPNQLPKAIKDHDHIYWLGDLNYRITELDPTTVKKLVNDNNFVPVLQWDQLKQQHKNNNVFAGYTEGDINFKPTYKYDPGTDNWDSSEKNRAPAWCDRIFWKGENITQLAYRSHPSLNISDHKPVSAIFNSSIKIIDEEKYRKVYEEVIKQLDKMENELIPQVKVDRTEIDFGTVRYLELQVRTITIKNIGKLPVEFEFIKKLDESSFCKEWLIVEPYKKCICAEETCEIQLKVLINKTSACKMNAGTDKLYDILVLHLYGGKDIFITINGTYQRSSFGCSIEVLVNLNMPIKEVPVGKLIELENKRDQCVSNHSTYSIPKEIWFLVDHIYLHGLKEPNLFEQPGFHSEILQIRDWLDNGSVDPIPGSIHSVAEALLLLLESTADPIIPYNLQSVCLRASANYLQCKQIIMELPEFRKNVFLYLCEFLQEALQHSAENGLDAKTLSTLFGAIFLRDNPSLTQEPQSRINKQVIDKKKAQFVYHFLVNDHSDLIFSR from the coding sequence ATGAATCACGATGAAATAAAGTCTGTGGTACAGGAAAAATTCCTATCAAGCGAACGAGTAACAGCTTTCCTATGTGACGCCAAAGTTTTGCACCCCGAGTGGGTGAAAAAGGATCGGCTATTAGCGATCGTTGAGTTTGGTGACGAGAAGGCCGTATTCTGCTTGTTTACGTCATGTTACCCACCGAAGTCCTTCACGGATTTGTCAATAGAGATAGTGTTGCCGATTGACAAGAGTTTCAAATGTGAAATTGACAACAAACCTTCCGACCCCGAGGCCATACTGTACCTGAACCTGCAATCTcgtaataataagtataagtttgaaattcaaatgaCACCGCGAGTCGACAACTTCGTGGATGATTTATTCAGAGGCATAGAAGCAGTGAACAAGGTGCCAACCCAGCCAGAGTTTGTGTGGCTCAAGAAATATCATGGTAAAACTGACAACGACATCCTAACACACACCATGGTGCTGCCAGGAGGCGTTCCACACACGCAGAGTGCTGCTCCTGCTATAAGAGAGAGTCTTATCAAACATAAGATGTCAGATAAAGAATATGAGTACACATTCACAAAAAGATTCTCAATATTCTGTGGTACCTGGAATGTGAATGATAAATCACCTGTGATTCCTCTTAAGGGCTGGCTGACTGTGGACAAAGAACCTCCTGACATATATGCTGTTGGATTCCAAGAGCTGGACTTATCTAAAGAGACATTCCTGTTTGACCAGACTTTCAGAGAAGATGAGTGGTACAATGCAGTAGTTGGGTCTGTGGACAAGAGGGCCAAGTATGTAAAAGTGGAGAAAGTAAGACTGGTGGGCATGATGctgattgttttgataaaagagAAGCACTTTTCCCATGTACGTAATATAGTCTGTGATACTGTTGGAACTGGTATCATGGGCAAGATGGGGAATAAAGGAGGAGTCTCTATAAGGTTTGATCTTCACAGTACTTCTTTATGCTTTGTCAACTCCCACTTGGCTGCCCATGTTGAAGAGTTTGAGAGACGTAACCAGGACTTCAGAGACATCTGCAACAGGACAAGATTTGTGCAACCCAATCAGCTTCCAAAGGCCATAAAGGACCATGACCATATCTACTGGCTCGGAGATTTGAATTACAGGATTACAGAACTTGATCCCACAACTGTAAAGAAGCTTgtgaatgataataattttgttccAGTGTTACAGTGGGATCAACTTAAACagcaacataaaaataacaatgtgTTTGCGGGCTATACGGAAGGTGACATTAACTTCAAACCTACATACAAATACGACCCTGGAACTGACAACTGGGACTCAAGTGAGAAAAACAGGGCTCCAGCTTGGTGTGACAGAATATTCTGGAAAGGAGAGAACATCACACAACTGGCCTACAGGAGCCATCCATCACTGAACATCAGTGACCACAAGCCTGTCTCTGCCATATTTAACTCCTCCATCAAGATCATTGATGAGGAGAAATACAGAAAAGTATACGAAGAAGTAATTAAGCAGTTGGATAAGATGGAGAATGAACTGATACCTCAAGTCAAAGTTGACAGGACTGAAATAGACTTTGGAACTGTACGATACTTAGAACTCCAAGTGAGGACCATCACAATTAAGAATATTGGTAAGCTGCCCGTTGAGtttgaatttataaagaaattggATGAGTCCAGCTTTTGTAAGGAATGGCTTATTGTAGAACCATACAAGAAATGTATCTGTGCTGAAGAGACATGTGAGATACAACTAAAAGTCTTAATTAATAAGACTTCTGCATGTAAAATGAATGCTGGTACTGACAAACTATATGACATATTGGTCCTACACTTGTATGGAGGTAAAGATATCTTCATAACAATTAATGGGACATACCAAAGAAGTAGTTTTGGATGCTCTATAGAGGTTCTAGTGAACCTCAACATGCCAATAAAAGAAGTTCCTGTGGGAAAACTGATAGAACTGGAGAATAAGAGGGACCAATGTGTTTCTAATCACTCTACATATTCTATACCAAAAGAAATTTGGTTTTTAGTAGACCATATTTATCTGCATGGTTTGAAAGAGCCTAATTTGTTTGAACAGCCGGGATTTCATTCAGAGATTCTTCAGATCAGGGATTGGTTGGACAATGGGTCAGTGGATCCTATACCTGGGAGTATCCATTCAGTAGCAGAAGCATTGTTACTGCTTCTGGAAAGTACAGCTGATCCCATCATTCCTTACAATTTGCAGTCTGTATGCCTAAGAGCATCAGCCAACTATCTCCAATGCAAGCAGATTATTATGGAACTGCCTGAATTCAGAAAGAATGTATTCCTATATCTGTGTGAATTTTTACAAGAGGCATTGCAACATAGTGCTGAAAATGGGCTTGATGCTAAAACGTTATCTACATTATTTGGCGCCATTTTCCTCAGGGATAATCCGAGCCTAACACAGGAGCCTCAATCAAGGATTAACAAACAGGTCATAGACAAAAAGAAGGCTCAGTTCGTATACCACTTCCTAGTAAATGATCATagtgatttaatattttctagatAA